The following coding sequences lie in one Thermosulfuriphilus ammonigenes genomic window:
- the argS gene encoding arginine--tRNA ligase, which yields MIRKEIERRLKDLHQKAIHEGVITDPICPRFTVEPPRQKNFGDYASNIALVLAGKNKTSPRNLALWFVDSLQKDPLFSRVEVAGPGFINFFVSPEYWQKTVARVLLDPDYGRSELGGGRRVLLEFVSANPTGPLHVGHGRGAAVGDSLANILELAGFQVEREYYVNDVGKQMDILGASVYLRYLELLGKKIHFPEDYYQGDYIRDIAREILEKHGAQFKDLELEEALPFFRKYALSVILADIRKDLEDFGVHYDQWFSEAGLYQEGLVEETIQALKDSGYLYEKDGALWFRSTAFGDEKDRVVVRANGQTTYFASDIAYHRHKYERGYDLLVDVWGADHHGYVPRVKAAVAALGYDPEKLKVLLVQFVNLLEEGELKSMSTRRGEFVPLKEVLKEVGRDAVRFIFLTRHCNSHLDFDLSLAKKQSQENPVYYVQYAHARVASVFEKASERGISLKSLEEIDLGFLKEEEELELLKLLDAFPDIVEGAAESLEPHRLTFYLTEVATVFHNYYTKHRFLSEDEGLTQARLALALATQRVIGRGLSLLGVSAPEKM from the coding sequence GTGATCAGGAAGGAGATCGAGCGAAGACTGAAGGATCTACACCAGAAAGCCATCCATGAAGGAGTGATAACAGACCCTATTTGTCCCCGTTTCACCGTTGAACCTCCCAGACAGAAAAACTTTGGCGATTACGCCAGTAATATTGCCTTGGTGTTGGCGGGAAAAAATAAAACTTCTCCTCGCAACCTGGCCCTTTGGTTTGTGGACTCTCTTCAAAAAGACCCTCTTTTTTCCCGGGTCGAGGTAGCCGGACCAGGATTCATAAATTTTTTTGTCTCTCCAGAGTACTGGCAAAAGACCGTAGCCCGGGTGCTCTTAGATCCTGATTACGGTCGAAGTGAATTGGGTGGTGGTCGGCGGGTGTTATTGGAGTTTGTCAGTGCCAACCCCACAGGCCCTCTCCACGTAGGCCATGGTCGAGGAGCGGCTGTCGGCGATAGCCTGGCCAATATCCTGGAGCTGGCGGGGTTTCAGGTTGAAAGAGAGTATTATGTAAATGATGTGGGCAAACAAATGGATATCTTGGGGGCATCAGTATATCTTCGCTATTTAGAACTTCTAGGGAAGAAAATACACTTTCCGGAAGACTACTATCAGGGTGACTACATCCGGGATATCGCTCGGGAAATTTTAGAAAAACATGGAGCTCAATTTAAAGATTTGGAGTTAGAAGAGGCCCTTCCTTTCTTTCGAAAATATGCCCTTTCGGTAATTTTGGCCGACATCAGAAAAGATCTGGAAGATTTTGGTGTCCATTACGATCAATGGTTTTCCGAGGCCGGTCTTTATCAAGAAGGGCTGGTGGAAGAGACTATCCAGGCCCTTAAGGACTCCGGCTACCTATATGAAAAGGATGGGGCCCTCTGGTTTCGCTCTACGGCCTTCGGTGACGAAAAAGATCGGGTGGTTGTTCGAGCTAATGGCCAGACCACCTATTTTGCCTCTGATATTGCCTATCACCGCCACAAATACGAACGCGGTTATGATCTTTTGGTAGATGTTTGGGGAGCAGATCATCATGGTTATGTGCCTCGCGTAAAGGCCGCCGTGGCCGCTCTGGGTTATGATCCCGAAAAACTAAAGGTTCTTCTAGTCCAATTTGTTAACCTTCTGGAAGAAGGTGAGCTGAAAAGCATGTCCACCAGACGCGGCGAATTCGTGCCTCTTAAAGAAGTTCTAAAAGAAGTTGGTCGAGATGCCGTAAGGTTTATCTTCCTCACCAGGCACTGCAACAGCCATCTGGACTTTGACCTCTCTCTGGCCAAAAAGCAATCTCAAGAAAATCCTGTCTATTATGTGCAATATGCCCATGCTCGGGTGGCCAGTGTCTTTGAAAAGGCATCTGAAAGAGGAATTTCCCTTAAGTCTTTAGAAGAAATAGATCTCGGGTTCCTTAAGGAGGAGGAAGAGCTGGAGCTTCTAAAACTCCTTGATGCCTTTCCAGATATCGTGGAAGGGGCCGCCGAAAGTCTAGAACCTCACAGGTTGACCTTCTACCTTACCGAGGTAGCTACGGTCTTTCACAACTACTACACCAAACATCGTTTTCTCTCTGAAGACGAAGGGCTGACTCAGGCCCGGCTGGCCCTGGCCCTGGCTACCCAGAGGGTCATCGGCCGAGGACTATCCCTTTTGGGGGTCTCAGCACCGGAGAAGATGTGA
- a CDS encoding SAM-dependent methyltransferase, which translates to MNTRQILEGILEDHQKPPFKVCYWDGQESLFGQGRPLFTIYFKTREALENILLDPSTGFGEGYMRGDIDVEGDLGAVVALAYQKDLFQKLSIKEKGRLLWLNLCRKKSLKEAREEIKVHYDRGNDFYRLWLDQEMNYSCAYFRNPDEDLETAQKNKLHLIFRKLRLGEAENLLDIGSGWGSLLLEAARLFPHLRGLGITLAEEQLKLAQERAEKEGVSDRIRFKLWDYRELPQVCSEDFDRIVSVGMFEHVGKEYIPIFFEVVERFLRPKGLFLLHTIGKLREEETDPWIRKYIFPGGYLPALGEIVEAGEKTSLQFVDLEDLRPHYHLTLSHWAKRFEAHRETIIKMFDKTFYRMWRLYLHGSRVSFSEGHLHVFQLLYYKGSRFDLPLTREWLLL; encoded by the coding sequence ATGAATACCCGGCAAATCCTCGAAGGTATTCTGGAAGACCACCAGAAACCACCCTTTAAGGTTTGTTACTGGGACGGCCAGGAATCCTTGTTTGGCCAGGGAAGACCCCTTTTTACCATTTACTTCAAGACCCGAGAGGCCCTGGAAAACATCCTTTTAGATCCTTCCACAGGCTTTGGGGAAGGATACATGAGAGGAGATATTGACGTAGAAGGCGACCTGGGGGCCGTGGTGGCCCTGGCCTATCAGAAAGATCTATTTCAAAAGCTGTCCATCAAAGAAAAGGGCCGTCTCCTCTGGCTTAATCTCTGTCGTAAAAAAAGCCTTAAGGAGGCTCGAGAGGAGATAAAGGTCCACTATGATCGAGGAAATGATTTTTATCGCCTCTGGCTGGATCAGGAGATGAACTACTCCTGTGCCTACTTTCGGAATCCAGATGAAGACTTAGAGACCGCCCAGAAAAACAAGCTTCATCTTATTTTTCGTAAACTCCGCCTCGGCGAGGCCGAGAATCTTCTGGATATCGGAAGTGGCTGGGGAAGTCTTCTTCTTGAGGCCGCCAGGCTCTTCCCTCATCTGAGGGGATTGGGAATCACCCTGGCCGAAGAACAACTTAAACTAGCCCAAGAACGGGCAGAAAAAGAAGGGGTCTCTGACCGAATACGCTTTAAGCTTTGGGACTACCGTGAACTGCCTCAGGTCTGTTCAGAAGACTTTGATCGGATCGTCTCCGTAGGAATGTTCGAACATGTAGGCAAGGAATATATTCCCATTTTCTTTGAGGTGGTGGAGCGCTTCCTCCGGCCCAAAGGTCTCTTTCTCCTCCACACCATTGGTAAACTCCGTGAGGAGGAAACAGACCCCTGGATCCGAAAATACATCTTTCCGGGTGGTTACCTTCCAGCTCTGGGAGAGATTGTCGAGGCCGGAGAAAAGACTTCGCTCCAGTTTGTTGACCTTGAAGACTTAAGACCACACTATCATTTGACCCTGAGCCACTGGGCCAAACGTTTCGAAGCCCACCGGGAAACCATCATCAAGATGTTCGACAAAACCTTTTATCGAATGTGGCGTCTCTATCTTCATGGCTCCCGGGTCTCCTTTTCCGAAGGCCATCTCCATGTCTTCCAGCTTTTATACTATAAAGGGTCGCGGTTTGATCTTCCTTTGACCAGAGAGTGGCTCCTTCTTTAG
- a CDS encoding sulfite exporter TauE/SafE family protein produces MNPFSQEIIIPLGLLMGALVHGLAGFGFALVAVPLLALIYPLRLIVPLVALNGLVINLALFGLLRRHFRPALIKPLLLGALPGIVVGVVILKKVPEGPLRWLLALVLGGYGLFGLFSPHPRITLSPSWGYFFGLIAGALGAALNTPGPPVVIYISLSRLKKEEMKVALQGFFAILGVFVVGLYLLGGLISSFVWRWFLLSLPLVALGLVSGQILFHRLGETAYRRLIFGLLVVLGLMMIPRGN; encoded by the coding sequence TTGAACCCTTTTTCTCAAGAGATCATCATTCCCTTAGGACTCTTGATGGGAGCCTTGGTTCACGGACTGGCGGGGTTTGGCTTCGCCTTAGTGGCCGTGCCCCTTCTGGCTTTGATTTACCCCTTAAGGCTCATCGTCCCTCTGGTGGCCCTAAATGGACTGGTCATCAATTTAGCCCTCTTTGGCCTTTTGAGGAGACACTTCCGTCCAGCCCTAATCAAGCCCTTGCTCCTGGGAGCCCTTCCCGGAATAGTAGTCGGGGTGGTAATTTTAAAGAAAGTCCCCGAAGGGCCTTTGCGGTGGCTTCTGGCCCTTGTGCTTGGCGGCTATGGCCTCTTTGGTCTTTTCTCTCCCCATCCCCGAATAACCCTTAGCCCTTCCTGGGGCTACTTTTTTGGTCTTATAGCCGGGGCCTTAGGGGCGGCCCTCAACACCCCTGGGCCTCCGGTAGTAATCTATATTAGCCTCTCCCGCCTTAAAAAAGAGGAGATGAAGGTGGCCCTTCAGGGATTCTTTGCCATCTTAGGGGTTTTTGTTGTCGGGCTCTATCTCCTTGGCGGACTGATCTCTTCTTTTGTTTGGCGATGGTTTCTCCTCTCTCTACCTTTGGTGGCCCTAGGCCTTGTATCTGGTCAGATCCTCTTTCACCGTCTCGGGGAGACCGCCTACCGGCGCTTAATTTTCGGACTTCTTGTCGTTTTGGGGCTAATGATGATCCCCAGAGGGAATTGA
- a CDS encoding FmdB family zinc ribbon protein has translation MPIYEFECQKCHEIFEELVLGSSSKVRCPKCQSEDVRKCLSAFAFKSGSRFVSSSGGGCSGCSGGSCSTCH, from the coding sequence ATGCCTATCTATGAATTTGAATGTCAGAAGTGTCATGAGATTTTTGAGGAGCTGGTCTTAGGGTCTTCCAGTAAAGTGCGTTGTCCCAAGTGTCAGAGCGAGGACGTTCGCAAATGCCTTTCCGCCTTTGCCTTTAAGAGCGGGAGCCGTTTTGTCTCTAGCTCTGGAGGCGGCTGTTCTGGTTGCTCAGGGGGGAGCTGTTCTACATGTCACTGA
- the hemC gene encoding hydroxymethylbilane synthase, with protein MSLKRVIIGTRGSKLALTQTEWVREALKTRYPGLSVELEIIKTKGDKILDVPLAKVGGKGLFVKEIEEALLCRRVDLAVHSLKDVPTELPEGLEIAIVPRREDPRDVLISRSGQGLKDLPPGGRLGTSSLRRQAQIRALRPDLVIEPLRGNVDTRLRKLDEGRYEAIVLAAAGLRRLGQIHRATEFISPETIIPAIGQGALGIEVRADDKAIKELLSFLHHPETAVCTQAERAFLARLEGGCQVPLAAHATLKDGEIHLAALVADPEGRRVIRRHRSGPASEAAKIGVAVAEEILEAGGRQILEEVYKIAEV; from the coding sequence ATGTCACTGAAGCGCGTTATTATCGGCACCCGAGGCAGTAAGCTGGCCCTCACCCAAACGGAGTGGGTCCGAGAGGCCCTTAAGACGCGTTATCCAGGCCTCTCTGTGGAGCTGGAGATTATCAAGACCAAGGGAGATAAAATCCTCGATGTTCCTCTGGCCAAAGTGGGGGGAAAGGGGTTGTTCGTCAAGGAGATTGAGGAAGCCCTTCTTTGCCGCCGGGTGGATCTGGCCGTCCACAGCTTAAAAGATGTGCCTACGGAGCTCCCGGAGGGCCTGGAAATCGCCATTGTTCCTCGGAGGGAGGATCCAAGAGATGTCCTTATCTCCCGCTCCGGTCAGGGTCTGAAGGATCTTCCTCCGGGAGGGCGTCTGGGCACCAGTAGCCTCCGGCGTCAGGCCCAGATCAGGGCCTTAAGGCCGGATCTAGTCATTGAACCCCTGCGAGGGAATGTCGATACCCGCCTGCGGAAGTTAGATGAAGGTCGCTATGAAGCCATTGTTCTGGCCGCGGCTGGCCTTAGACGTTTGGGGCAGATTCACCGGGCCACAGAGTTTATTTCCCCAGAGACCATAATTCCGGCCATCGGTCAGGGAGCTCTGGGGATAGAGGTCCGGGCAGATGATAAGGCCATCAAGGAACTACTTTCTTTTCTCCACCATCCAGAGACGGCCGTCTGCACCCAGGCTGAAAGGGCCTTTTTGGCCCGCCTTGAGGGAGGCTGTCAGGTTCCCCTGGCCGCCCACGCCACCTTAAAAGACGGAGAGATCCATCTTGCGGCCCTGGTAGCAGATCCCGAGGGCCGGCGGGTTATTCGGCGACATCGCTCTGGACCGGCCTCTGAGGCCGCCAAGATCGGGGTGGCGGTGGCTGAAGAGATCCTTGAGGCCGGGGGGCGACAGATTCTGGAAGAGGTTTATAAAATAGCGGAGGTATAA
- the cobA gene encoding uroporphyrinogen-III C-methyltransferase, which yields MARGKVYLVGAGPGDPGLITVKAIEAIREADCIVYDYLANEAFLVHARPEAEIIYVGKKGGDHTLSQEEINRLLVEKARQGKVVCRLKGGDPFVFGRGGEEAEEIVAAGIPFEVVPGVTAAVAVPAYAGIPLTHRELTSAVAFVTGHEDPTKERSAIDWAALARVGTLVFFMGVKNLPHIARSLISAGKSPQTPVAVIRWGTLPRQKTVVGHLENIAEEVRRAGLKAPAIIVVGEVVSLRDKLAWFENRPLFGLRVLVTRTREQASDLSARLYALGAEPVEFPTIKTVAPDDYGPLDEAISALESFSWVIFTSANGVHFFFKRLFALGHDVRQLKGVRLAAIGEKTAEALKGYGLVADLVPKQYRAEGLIEALGKETLSGARILIPRALEAREILPVKLREQGAEVVVAPAYKTVRPSGGAERLRRILEEGLDVVTFTSSSTVRNFVAMVGGPEAASNLLSGVKVASIGPITSQTARELGLKVDIEPQTYTIAALVEAIRGYFSR from the coding sequence ATGGCCAGAGGCAAAGTCTATCTTGTGGGAGCAGGTCCTGGCGACCCGGGCCTTATCACCGTCAAGGCCATAGAGGCCATAAGAGAGGCGGACTGCATCGTTTATGACTATTTGGCCAATGAGGCCTTTTTGGTCCATGCCCGGCCTGAGGCGGAAATCATCTATGTAGGTAAAAAGGGTGGAGACCATACCCTTTCTCAAGAGGAGATCAATCGTCTCCTGGTGGAGAAGGCCCGGCAAGGAAAGGTTGTCTGTCGTTTAAAGGGTGGAGATCCTTTTGTCTTTGGTCGAGGGGGAGAGGAGGCTGAAGAGATCGTTGCCGCAGGAATTCCCTTTGAGGTAGTACCCGGGGTCACGGCAGCGGTAGCCGTGCCGGCCTATGCCGGTATTCCTCTCACTCATCGGGAACTCACTTCGGCGGTGGCCTTTGTTACCGGGCACGAAGATCCTACCAAAGAGCGTTCCGCTATTGACTGGGCGGCCTTGGCCAGGGTGGGCACCTTGGTCTTTTTTATGGGGGTAAAGAATCTGCCTCATATTGCCCGGAGCCTTATCTCCGCCGGCAAATCTCCTCAGACGCCAGTGGCTGTTATTCGCTGGGGGACTTTGCCCCGCCAGAAAACCGTAGTTGGTCATTTAGAGAACATTGCCGAGGAGGTTCGCCGGGCCGGCCTTAAGGCCCCGGCCATTATCGTGGTAGGTGAAGTAGTCTCTCTCCGGGATAAGCTGGCCTGGTTTGAGAATCGTCCCCTCTTCGGCCTGCGGGTTCTGGTGACCCGCACCAGGGAGCAGGCCAGCGATCTTTCGGCCCGCCTTTACGCTCTGGGGGCCGAACCAGTAGAATTTCCGACCATAAAGACGGTTGCTCCAGACGATTACGGGCCTCTGGATGAGGCTATCTCGGCCCTGGAGTCCTTTTCCTGGGTTATCTTTACCAGTGCGAACGGAGTGCATTTTTTCTTTAAGCGCCTTTTTGCCTTGGGCCATGATGTCCGTCAGCTAAAAGGGGTTCGCTTAGCGGCTATTGGCGAAAAGACCGCCGAGGCCCTGAAAGGCTACGGTCTTGTGGCCGATCTGGTTCCCAAACAGTACCGGGCCGAGGGTCTTATAGAGGCGTTGGGCAAAGAGACCCTCTCTGGGGCCCGAATCCTTATTCCCCGAGCCCTTGAGGCCCGGGAGATTCTTCCCGTCAAACTTCGAGAGCAGGGGGCAGAGGTGGTGGTCGCCCCGGCCTACAAAACGGTTCGTCCTTCGGGCGGGGCAGAGAGGCTGAGGCGAATCCTGGAAGAGGGTTTAGATGTCGTAACCTTCACCAGTTCTTCGACGGTGCGCAATTTTGTGGCCATGGTTGGGGGGCCAGAGGCGGCATCTAACCTTCTCTCTGGGGTTAAGGTAGCCTCTATAGGCCCCATAACCAGCCAGACGGCCCGGGAGTTGGGGCTCAAGGTAGATATAGAACCGCAGACTTACACTATTGCTGCCCTGGTGGAGGCCATAAGAGGTTATTTTAGTCGATGA
- a CDS encoding endonuclease Q family protein: MSVCWPSFEDKEFFLADLHIHSRYSRATSRQMTISVLDQVAKEKGLAVLGTGDFTHPGYFKELEEELEPLGNGLFVRPEGAGTKFILSAEISNIFSQRGKTYRVHTLVLAPDLGTVREINRVLSRRGNIYADGRPIFGFSVKELARLIREIDSRCLVIPAHAWTPWFSIFGAASGFDSLEEAFEEELEFIYAIETGLSSDPEMNWRLSALDSITLVSNSDAHSPAKIGREANAFEGEPSYEAISRAIREKSLLFTVEFYPEEGKYHYDGHRSCGVVFSPQETKAHKGLCPVCGQPLTIGVMHRVEELADRPPGFRPEGVPGSIHLVPLLEIIAEAEGVRPTAARVAKIYKQLITLGGSEFDILLRLSYQTLGEFVPERILEGIRRVREGRISVRPGYDGLYGEVRIFSEAPGPESSAQSGTSSPQLSLF, encoded by the coding sequence ATGAGTGTCTGCTGGCCCTCCTTTGAGGATAAAGAATTCTTTCTGGCTGACCTCCATATTCACTCCAGGTATAGCCGGGCTACCAGCCGGCAAATGACCATCTCGGTGCTTGATCAGGTGGCCAAAGAAAAGGGCCTGGCCGTGCTTGGTACGGGAGACTTCACCCATCCAGGCTATTTTAAGGAGCTGGAAGAAGAGCTTGAGCCCCTGGGTAACGGGCTTTTTGTTCGTCCTGAAGGAGCAGGGACAAAATTTATTCTCTCGGCAGAGATTTCCAATATCTTCTCTCAGCGAGGGAAGACCTATCGGGTTCATACCCTGGTTTTGGCCCCAGATCTGGGCACGGTTCGAGAGATAAACCGGGTCCTTTCCCGGCGAGGGAATATCTATGCCGATGGGCGGCCCATCTTTGGCTTTTCGGTTAAGGAGCTGGCCCGTCTTATTCGGGAGATTGATTCCCGTTGCTTGGTTATTCCGGCCCATGCCTGGACGCCATGGTTTTCTATTTTCGGGGCGGCCAGCGGTTTTGACTCCCTTGAGGAGGCCTTTGAGGAGGAGCTGGAGTTTATCTACGCCATTGAAACCGGCCTTTCCTCTGATCCGGAGATGAACTGGCGCCTTTCGGCTTTAGACTCCATCACCCTGGTTTCCAACTCTGATGCCCACTCTCCGGCCAAGATCGGCCGGGAGGCCAATGCCTTTGAGGGAGAGCCCTCCTATGAGGCTATATCCAGGGCCATTCGAGAAAAGAGCCTCCTTTTCACGGTGGAGTTTTATCCTGAGGAGGGCAAATACCACTACGATGGCCATCGCTCCTGTGGAGTGGTTTTCTCTCCCCAAGAGACCAAGGCCCATAAAGGGCTCTGTCCGGTCTGCGGCCAGCCCTTAACTATTGGGGTCATGCACCGGGTAGAGGAGCTGGCCGACCGCCCTCCGGGCTTTCGGCCGGAGGGTGTGCCTGGGTCCATCCATCTGGTTCCTCTGCTGGAGATCATCGCGGAGGCCGAGGGCGTAAGGCCCACAGCTGCCAGGGTGGCTAAAATTTACAAACAGCTGATCACCCTGGGGGGTAGCGAATTCGATATCCTTCTCCGTCTCTCCTACCAGACTCTGGGTGAATTTGTCCCCGAACGCATCCTGGAGGGAATTCGGCGGGTCAGAGAGGGGCGAATTTCCGTCCGTCCTGGCTATGACGGCCTCTATGGAGAGGTGCGCATATTTTCTGAGGCCCCAGGCCCGGAGTCTTCGGCCCAGTCCGGAACCTCTTCGCCTCAGCTTTCGCTTTTCTGA
- a CDS encoding mechanosensitive ion channel family protein, protein MNIHLQDLKELASERLLPWLILLLLAGGAYFLAKRILVRLAHDFSQRSRNQIDDLLARHGVFDALAYLLPLVIIHYASAFMPAGAILLQRLVSVSLVALVALLADRLLSVGLDLYERHPISRKRPLKGYVQVAKILIYAAALIVGLCQLLEKSPWGLLSGLGALSAVLLLVFRHTLLSFVASFQVISQDLFRLGDWIEMPQHGADGEVVDMTLHTVKIQNWDKTIVCIPTYRFLEESFKNWRGMKMAGGRRIKRAILVDQETICFCDQEMLQRFRRIHLIGPYVEQKMREIEEYNQSQGIDTSASPLNGRRMTNLGTFRIYIEEYLRHHPRIRQDMTLMVRQLAPTPQGLPLEIYCFAAETRWIPYEKIQADIFDHILAAAPEFGLSVFQIPTGKDLKGALVALETAQKSES, encoded by the coding sequence ATGAACATCCACCTCCAAGACCTGAAAGAGCTGGCTTCCGAAAGGCTTCTTCCCTGGCTCATTCTTCTCCTGCTGGCTGGAGGGGCCTATTTTTTGGCCAAACGAATCCTTGTCCGCTTAGCCCATGACTTCTCCCAGCGCTCTCGCAACCAGATAGATGACCTTCTCGCCCGCCATGGAGTCTTTGATGCCCTGGCCTATCTCCTGCCCCTGGTCATTATCCACTACGCCTCAGCCTTCATGCCCGCTGGCGCGATTCTCCTTCAGCGTCTGGTGTCGGTCTCCCTGGTGGCTCTAGTAGCCCTGCTGGCTGATCGTCTGCTTTCCGTAGGGCTCGACCTTTACGAACGCCACCCTATCTCTCGAAAGCGCCCCCTTAAGGGTTACGTGCAGGTAGCCAAGATCCTTATCTATGCCGCGGCCCTCATTGTTGGCCTCTGTCAACTGTTGGAAAAGTCTCCCTGGGGGCTTTTGAGCGGTCTGGGGGCCTTGAGTGCTGTGCTTCTTCTTGTCTTTCGGCACACCCTCCTTTCCTTTGTCGCCAGTTTTCAGGTTATTTCCCAAGATCTCTTCCGGCTGGGAGACTGGATCGAGATGCCCCAGCACGGAGCCGACGGAGAGGTCGTGGATATGACCCTTCATACGGTAAAGATCCAGAACTGGGACAAGACCATTGTCTGCATCCCCACCTACCGATTTTTAGAAGAATCCTTCAAAAACTGGCGGGGCATGAAGATGGCCGGAGGCCGGCGTATCAAGCGGGCCATCCTGGTGGATCAGGAGACCATCTGCTTTTGCGACCAGGAAATGCTCCAGCGCTTCCGAAGGATCCACCTCATTGGCCCTTATGTTGAGCAAAAAATGCGAGAAATTGAAGAATACAATCAGAGCCAGGGAATAGACACCAGTGCCTCCCCCTTAAATGGCCGCCGGATGACCAATCTCGGAACATTCCGGATTTACATTGAGGAGTATCTCCGACATCATCCCCGGATCCGTCAGGATATGACCTTGATGGTTCGCCAACTGGCCCCCACTCCGCAGGGATTACCACTGGAGATTTACTGTTTTGCCGCCGAGACCAGATGGATTCCTTATGAGAAGATTCAGGCCGATATCTTTGATCATATTTTGGCCGCTGCTCCAGAATTCGGCCTCTCCGTCTTTCAGATTCCCACCGGAAAAGACCTTAAAGGGGCCTTGGTGGCCCTGGAAACCGCTCAGAAAAGCGAAAGCTGA